The following coding sequences are from one Maniola jurtina chromosome 14, ilManJurt1.1, whole genome shotgun sequence window:
- the LOC123871559 gene encoding hemolymph lipopolysaccharide-binding protein-like isoform X2 — MRRTLSCLLVFTLVTILSSKLASPLNSQLAAAMRSVTQQNALTCGIYTGIHSSFSRGDFHSVEGIPLSRIPHTWAEGEPDNLNNEESCMMMLDSGELADVNCSETLPYLCYRKTTRTALGDCGTVDSEYKLESRTGSCYKFHKVPRTWSRAYMACAAEGGHLAIINSDTEAQVIKEIFAKHPGGSMRGNFWKEVAFVGFHDWGEHGEYLTIEGQTLEEAGYAKFSGGEPNNATTGEYCGAVYRSGLLDDLWCENAYAFICEKSPDSLLCDDNDQQ, encoded by the exons GCAGCAAACTGGCGTCACCATTAAACTCACAGCTCGCTGCGGCGATGCGGTCGGTGACGCAGCAGAACGCCTTGACTTGCGGCATCTACACCGGCATACACTCCTCCTTCTCTCGAGGCGACTTCCATTCCGTTGAAG GGATACCTCTATCCAGGATACCCCACACGTGGGCTGAAGGCGAGCCCGACAACCTCAACAATGAAGAGAGCTGTATGATGATGCTGGACAGTGGGGAGCTCGCTGACGTCAACTGCTCGGAAACTTTGCCGTATCTGTGCTATAGGAAAACGACGAGGACTGCCCTGGGCGACTGTGGGACAGTTGATAGTG aGTACAAGTTGGAGTCTCGGACGGGCAGCTGCTACAAGTTCCACAAGGTGCCGCGCACGTGGTCGCGGGCGTACATGGCCTGCGCGGCCGAGGGCGGCCACTTGGCGATCATCAACAGTGACACGGAGGCTCAG GTGATTAAGGAGATATTCGCAAAGCATCCAGGAGGTTCAATGAGGGGCAATTTCTGGAAAGAAGTTGCGTTTGTTGGATTCCACGATTGGGGTGAACATGGAGAATATCTGACCATCGAAG GTCAGACGCTGGAAGAGGCAGGCTACGCCAAGTTCTCTGGCGGCGAGCCCAACAATGCGACAACGGGCGAGTACTGCGGGGCGGTGTACCGCAGCGGACTGCTCGACGACCTTTGGTGCGAGAATGCGTATGCGTTCATTTGCGAGAAGAGCCCTGACAGCTTGCTCTGTGACGATAATGATCAGcagtaa